A region from the Methylocella sp. genome encodes:
- a CDS encoding response regulator — translation MSDQPISAAVDRTERSGSPVLVLLFALFLGAAAAIFSFLPKDEAASLVMGLLALLAIVGIFALFAFAVGILQFSGQASKNDITKLVCDNNPEGLVATDAAGKIIYANESYMNLSGARNPADLRAVERLFSGAPDVSEAIYRLAQAARDGKPTVEEVRLSPPLSGEGRVGWYKIKVRPLPFAKTKRANLWTVADVTRERERQENVFQELQHAIDFLDYAPAGFFSCDRNGGVSYMNATLAAWLDYDLAQVGSGGLELTDFVAGDGASLLASIAGGSGEVRTEQFDIDLKRRNGQSLPVRLLHRVAFGHDGAAGPSRTLVLNRAPGEEPAEDLRAAEVRFARVFNSTPMAIASLDNAGRITRSNAAFARLMPEALKSADGGASRSIYAGILERDRGALETALAAAAQSKTDIAPVDAGLEGEGDRSARLFISASEERDGGGATIYALDTTEQRTLQHNFAQSQKMQAIGQLAGGVAHDFNNVLTAIIGYSDLLLANHRPTDPSFRDIMQIKQNANRAAGLVRQLLAFSRRQTLRPQILQLGDVLSDLQILMRRLVGEKIDLDLRHGRDLWLVKADINQLEQVMINLIVNARDAMPDGGKILLRTRNVTPDECPEFEEKSLIAADYVAIEVEDFGHGIPPAVKDKIFEPFFTTKEVGKGTGLGLSMVYGIVKQTGGYVFCASVVGKGTTFTVLLPRYIADANDAPPPVEPVKAAAADLTGHGTILLVEDEEAVRAFAARALASRGYSVLQAASGVEALEIVEQNQGKIDLVVSDVVMPEMDGPTMFGELRKRGVKAKVIFVSGYAEDAFAKNLPEGEDFAFLPKPFSLKQLIEAVKGAARS, via the coding sequence ATGAGCGACCAGCCGATTTCCGCCGCGGTCGACCGCACCGAACGCTCGGGCAGCCCCGTTCTGGTCTTGCTTTTCGCCCTGTTTCTGGGCGCAGCCGCCGCCATTTTCTCTTTTTTACCCAAGGATGAGGCGGCAAGTCTCGTCATGGGTTTGCTCGCCCTGCTGGCCATCGTCGGCATTTTTGCCCTCTTCGCCTTCGCCGTCGGCATCCTTCAGTTTTCCGGCCAAGCCTCAAAGAACGACATCACAAAACTGGTATGCGACAATAATCCGGAGGGATTGGTCGCAACCGACGCGGCAGGCAAGATCATTTACGCCAATGAAAGCTATATGAATCTGTCCGGAGCCCGCAATCCGGCGGATCTGCGCGCGGTGGAGCGGCTCTTTTCCGGCGCCCCTGACGTCTCCGAGGCCATCTACCGGCTGGCGCAAGCCGCGCGCGATGGCAAGCCGACCGTCGAAGAAGTGCGTTTAAGTCCGCCGCTCAGCGGCGAGGGACGCGTCGGCTGGTACAAGATCAAGGTGCGGCCCCTGCCCTTCGCGAAGACGAAGCGCGCCAACCTCTGGACCGTCGCCGACGTAACCAGGGAACGCGAGAGGCAGGAAAACGTCTTTCAGGAGCTGCAGCACGCCATCGATTTCCTCGATTATGCGCCAGCGGGCTTTTTTTCCTGCGACCGCAATGGCGGCGTGTCTTACATGAACGCGACCCTTGCGGCCTGGCTCGATTACGACCTCGCCCAAGTTGGCTCCGGCGGACTCGAATTGACCGATTTTGTGGCCGGCGACGGGGCCTCGCTGCTCGCCTCGATCGCCGGCGGCTCCGGCGAGGTTCGCACCGAGCAATTCGACATCGACTTGAAACGCCGCAACGGCCAAAGCCTGCCGGTTCGCCTGCTCCATCGCGTCGCTTTCGGCCATGACGGCGCGGCTGGCCCTTCGCGCACCCTCGTTCTCAATCGCGCGCCGGGCGAGGAACCGGCGGAAGATCTGCGCGCCGCCGAGGTTCGCTTCGCGCGGGTTTTCAACTCGACGCCGATGGCGATCGCCAGTCTCGACAACGCCGGACGCATAACGCGCTCCAACGCCGCATTCGCCCGACTCATGCCCGAAGCGTTGAAGTCAGCCGATGGCGGGGCCAGCCGCTCGATCTATGCCGGCATCCTCGAGCGCGACCGCGGCGCGCTTGAAACGGCATTGGCCGCCGCCGCCCAATCGAAAACCGACATCGCTCCCGTCGACGCCGGGCTCGAGGGCGAAGGCGACCGGTCGGCTCGCCTCTTCATCTCCGCATCGGAAGAACGCGATGGCGGCGGCGCGACTATCTACGCTCTCGACACGACCGAGCAACGCACATTGCAGCACAATTTCGCGCAATCGCAGAAAATGCAGGCGATCGGACAGCTCGCCGGCGGCGTCGCGCATGATTTCAACAATGTCCTGACCGCGATCATCGGCTATTCGGATCTACTCCTCGCCAATCACCGGCCAACCGACCCCTCGTTCCGCGACATCATGCAGATCAAGCAGAACGCCAATCGCGCCGCCGGGCTGGTGCGCCAGCTGCTCGCTTTTTCACGCCGTCAGACCCTGCGGCCGCAAATCCTGCAGCTCGGCGACGTTCTCTCCGATCTGCAAATTCTGATGCGCCGGCTAGTCGGCGAAAAGATCGACCTCGACTTGCGCCACGGCCGCGATCTCTGGCTGGTCAAAGCCGATATCAATCAGCTTGAACAAGTCATGATAAATTTGATCGTCAACGCGCGCGACGCCATGCCGGACGGGGGCAAGATTTTGTTGCGCACCCGCAACGTGACGCCGGACGAATGCCCGGAGTTTGAAGAGAAGTCGCTCATCGCCGCAGACTACGTCGCAATCGAAGTCGAAGACTTCGGCCATGGCATCCCCCCGGCGGTGAAAGATAAGATCTTCGAGCCGTTTTTTACGACCAAAGAGGTCGGCAAAGGCACCGGCCTTGGCCTCTCGATGGTCTATGGGATTGTGAAACAGACGGGGGGATATGTCTTTTGCGCCAGCGTCGTCGGCAAAGGAACGACCTTCACGGTGCTGCTGCCGCGTTATATCGCCGACGCCAATGACGCGCCGCCTCCCGTCGAACCAGTGAAGGCGGCCGCCGCCGATCTCACCGGCCATGGCACGATCTTGCTTGTCGAAGACGAAGAGGCCGTCAGAGCCTTCGCCGCGCGCGCCCTCGCCTCGCGCGGCTATAGCGTGCTGCAGGCGGCGTCGGGCGTTGAGGCGCTTGAGATCGTCGAACAGAATCAAGGAAAAATCGATCTCGTCGTCTCCGACGTGGTGATGCCGGAAATGGACGGCCCGACCATGTTCGGCGAATTGCGCAAACGCGGCGTCAAGGCGAAAGTTATTTTTGTGTCAGGCTACGCTGAGGACGCTTTTGCAAAAAATCTCCCCGAAGGCGAGGACTTCGCCTTTTTGCCAAAGCCGTTTTCCCTGAAGCAATTGATCGAGGCGGTCAAAGGCGCCGCTCGCAGTTAA
- a CDS encoding IS5 family transposase, translating to MIRDVDALRDDQWERLCDLVPGGRAGQRGPRCDNRRFVDALLWMARSGGRWRDLPERFGDHQAVKRRYYRWIERGALDGFLEAFTAEGRSRMADDRLNNRARPSARGRRKDRQRGADAQGLGRSRGGLSTKIHAATDALGNPVRLLLGPGQRNDITKAHALIEGFAADAIIADKGYDANHLRKAVLMREAEPVIPSKSNRRALLPYDKALYKERNLVERFFNKLKQFRRVATRYDKLLANYRGFVLLAAIAIMLR from the coding sequence ATGATTCGGGATGTCGATGCGCTGCGAGACGATCAATGGGAGCGGCTTTGTGATCTTGTGCCAGGCGGAAGAGCCGGCCAGCGCGGGCCGCGCTGCGACAATCGACGCTTCGTCGACGCGCTGTTATGGATGGCCCGCTCGGGCGGCCGCTGGCGCGATCTGCCCGAACGCTTCGGCGACCATCAGGCGGTGAAACGCCGCTACTATCGCTGGATCGAGCGCGGCGCCTTGGACGGATTTCTTGAGGCATTCACCGCCGAGGGCCGATCTCGAATGGCTGATGATCGACTCAACAATCGTGCGCGCCCATCAGCACGCGGCCGGCGCAAGGATCGCCAAAGGGGGGCGGATGCCCAAGGCCTGGGCCGCTCTCGCGGTGGTTTGAGCACCAAAATCCACGCCGCGACAGACGCGCTCGGCAACCCCGTTCGGCTCCTTCTCGGACCTGGGCAGCGCAACGACATCACAAAAGCGCACGCCCTGATCGAAGGCTTTGCGGCCGATGCGATCATCGCCGATAAAGGTTATGACGCCAATCACTTGCGCAAGGCTGTTCTTATGCGTGAGGCTGAGCCGGTGATCCCATCAAAATCCAATCGCCGCGCGCTGCTCCCCTACGACAAGGCGCTCTACAAGGAGCGCAATCTCGTCGAGCGTTTCTTCAATAAACTGAAGCAGTTCCGGCGCGTCGCAACCCGATACGACAAGCTCCTCGCAAACTACCGAGGCTTCGTATTGCTCGCCGCTATTGCTATCATGCTCAGGTAA
- a CDS encoding TIGR01620 family protein gives MQPNQRRPPRAFRLEDLNLGDADFTEKPRAPVLIEPERDPYEAEVEAALGAGDSDEAAVEVAQKQGVVAHWLVSWTGLFWSAAGGLVALSFGLWLNRLVDDLFDRAPALGVVGLALACLAALALFVLVGREVAGVLRQRRIAELHIGLAQAREADDFKEARRLVGELSSLYAARPETALARGHLRDLAHDIVDGRDLIDIAERTLVIPLDAQVQQEIASAAKRVSMVTALAPKAIIDVLFVIAQAIRLIRRISMLYGGRPGLLGFLKLLRSIGAHIAITGGMAAGDSILQQLVGHGIAAKLSARLGEGVLNGLLTARVGLSAMAVCRPMPYAIGRAPGVRDVAPFLFSNSDAKG, from the coding sequence GTGCAGCCAAACCAACGACGCCCGCCGCGCGCATTTCGCCTCGAGGATCTGAACCTCGGCGACGCCGATTTCACCGAGAAGCCCCGCGCGCCCGTGCTCATCGAGCCCGAACGCGACCCCTATGAAGCCGAGGTCGAAGCGGCGCTCGGAGCCGGCGACTCCGATGAGGCCGCCGTCGAAGTCGCGCAAAAGCAGGGCGTCGTCGCCCATTGGCTGGTGTCTTGGACCGGCCTCTTCTGGTCCGCCGCCGGAGGGCTCGTCGCGCTCAGCTTTGGCCTCTGGCTGAACCGCCTCGTTGACGATCTGTTCGACCGCGCGCCGGCCCTCGGCGTCGTCGGCCTCGCGCTGGCCTGCCTTGCCGCGCTCGCGCTGTTTGTTCTCGTCGGACGGGAAGTCGCCGGCGTTTTGAGGCAGCGCCGCATCGCCGAACTGCATATCGGGCTGGCGCAGGCGCGCGAGGCCGATGATTTCAAGGAGGCGCGGCGGCTCGTCGGAGAACTTAGCTCGCTCTATGCCGCGCGGCCGGAAACCGCCCTCGCGCGCGGACATTTGCGCGACCTCGCCCATGACATCGTCGATGGGCGCGATCTCATCGATATCGCCGAACGAACGCTAGTGATCCCGCTTGACGCGCAAGTGCAGCAGGAAATCGCCAGCGCGGCCAAACGGGTTTCGATGGTGACGGCGCTGGCCCCGAAAGCGATCATCGACGTTCTTTTCGTCATAGCGCAAGCGATCCGGCTGATCCGCCGCATCTCGATGCTATATGGCGGGCGGCCCGGCCTGCTTGGCTTTCTAAAGCTGCTGCGCTCGATCGGCGCGCATATCGCGATCACCGGCGGCATGGCCGCGGGCGACAGCATTTTGCAGCAACTCGTCGGCCACGGCATAGCCGCGAAGCTATCGGCGCGGCTCGGCGAAGGCGTTCTCAACGGACTGTTGACGGCGCGAGTCGGCCTTTCGGCCATGGCCGTCTGCCGGCCGATGCCTTACGCCATCGGTCGCGCGCCAGGCGTGCGCGATGTGGCGCCATTCCTGTTCAGCAATTCGGACGCGAAGGGTTAG
- the recA gene encoding recombinase RecA: MSQANLRLVEGTSVDKTKALDAALSQIERAFGKGSIMRLGKNQKAVEIETVPTGSLGLDIALGVGGLPRGRVVEIYGPESSGKTTLTLHVIAEAQKKGGVCAFIDAEHALDTIYARKLGVNLEDLLVSQPDTGEQALEITDTLVRSGAVDVLVIDSVAALTPRAEIEGEMGDSQPGLQARLMSQALRKLTASISRSHTMVIFINQIRMKIGVMYGSPETTTGGNALKFYASVRLDIRRIGSIKDHDEVTGNQTRVKVVKNKVAPPFKQVEFDIMYGEGISKIGELIDLGVKAGVVEKSGAWFSYDSQRLGQGRENSKNFLKANPLIADKIELAIRENSGVITDKILDVADAADEEAGE, encoded by the coding sequence ATGAGTCAAGCGAATCTCCGCCTCGTAGAAGGAACGTCCGTGGACAAGACCAAGGCCCTTGACGCCGCCCTGTCGCAGATTGAACGCGCCTTTGGCAAAGGCTCGATCATGCGGCTCGGCAAGAATCAGAAAGCCGTCGAGATCGAGACGGTGCCAACTGGATCGCTTGGCCTTGACATCGCCCTCGGCGTCGGCGGACTGCCGCGCGGACGAGTCGTCGAAATCTACGGTCCCGAATCGTCCGGAAAGACGACCCTGACTTTGCATGTCATCGCCGAAGCCCAGAAGAAGGGCGGCGTCTGCGCCTTCATAGACGCGGAACATGCGCTGGATACGATTTATGCGCGAAAGCTCGGCGTCAACCTCGAGGATCTTCTGGTCTCGCAGCCAGATACCGGCGAACAGGCTTTGGAGATCACCGACACGCTGGTGCGCTCCGGGGCCGTCGATGTGCTGGTCATCGATTCTGTGGCGGCGCTGACTCCCCGCGCGGAAATCGAAGGCGAGATGGGCGACAGCCAGCCCGGCCTTCAGGCGCGGCTCATGAGCCAAGCTCTGCGCAAGCTCACCGCATCGATTTCGCGCTCTCACACCATGGTCATTTTCATCAACCAGATCAGGATGAAAATCGGCGTCATGTATGGCAGCCCGGAGACGACGACAGGCGGCAATGCATTGAAATTCTACGCGTCCGTGCGGCTCGACATCCGCCGCATCGGCTCGATCAAGGACCACGACGAGGTCACCGGCAATCAGACGCGCGTAAAAGTCGTCAAGAACAAGGTCGCGCCGCCGTTCAAGCAGGTCGAATTCGACATCATGTATGGCGAAGGCATATCGAAAATCGGCGAACTGATCGATCTTGGCGTCAAAGCCGGCGTCGTCGAAAAATCAGGGGCCTGGTTCTCTTATGACAGCCAACGCCTCGGCCAAGGCCGCGAGAATTCCAAGAATTTCCTAAAAGCCAACCCGTTGATAGCGGATAAGATCGAGCTCGCCATTCGCGAAAACTCCGGCGTGATCACAGATAAAATTCTCGACGTCGCTGACGCCGCCGACGAAGAGGCTGGAGAGTAG
- the alaS gene encoding alanine--tRNA ligase, translating to MNGVNEIRSGFLDFFSKNGHEIVPSASLVPRNDPTLMFTNAGMVQFKNLFTGVEKRPYVRAASAQKCVRAGGKHNDLDNVGYTARHHTFFEMLGNFSFGDYFKPLAIELAWKLITQEFGLPKDRLLVTVYHTDDEAFSLWKKIAGIPDSRIIRISTSDNFWAMGDTGPCGPSSEIFYDQGDKLQGGPPGSADQDGDRFLEFWNLVFMQFEQIAPDQRVDLPRPSIDTGMGLERIAALLQGVTSNYDIDLMRALILAVAAATGVDPDGPQKASHRVIADHLRAAAFLIADGVTPSNEGRGYVLRRIMRRAMRHAQLLGAREPLMWRLVPVLSREMGQAYPELLRAEPLIVETLRLEETRFLDTLARGLSILDEAVRDLPQGGSLPGQVAFKLYDTYGFPLDLTQDALRARALGVDVDGFNIAMERQRTEARKAWTGSGEAATGTVWFAVKEKAGATDFLGYDTERAEGVVAAVVKDGAVADRLREGEKGSIVLNQTPFYGESGGQVGDTGFMRANGARFRVINTQKKLGDVFVHEGIVEEGEIRLGLALELAVDHRRRTAVRANHSATHLLHEALRLVLGDHVAQKGSLVAEDRLRFDFSHPKPISAEELARIEDIANRVVIENAPVVTRLMAVDEAIGAGARALFGEKYGDEVRVVSMGYAQDRESESGEHSNRAFSIELCGGTHVARTGDIGLISIVSESAVAAGVRRVEAKTADEARRRLNAQARHLQDMAALLKAPEEDASKRLASLIEDRRKLERELSDARKKLAMGGGGAAENPLQDIGGVKFFSRSVSAIELKDLKSLVDETKQNIGSGVVAIAGVDGDGKAGIVVGVTSDLTDRFDAVALVRLAAAALGGKGGGGRRDMAQAGGPDSAAVDAALAAIGDALRKIQSPG from the coding sequence ATGAACGGCGTGAACGAAATCCGCTCGGGGTTCCTCGATTTTTTCAGCAAAAACGGGCACGAGATCGTCCCGTCCGCGTCGCTCGTGCCGCGGAACGACCCGACTCTCATGTTCACCAACGCGGGCATGGTTCAATTCAAGAATTTGTTCACGGGCGTCGAAAAACGGCCCTATGTGCGCGCCGCGAGCGCGCAAAAATGCGTCCGCGCCGGCGGCAAACACAATGATCTCGATAATGTCGGCTATACTGCAAGGCACCATACATTTTTCGAAATGCTCGGCAATTTCTCTTTTGGAGACTATTTTAAGCCTCTCGCGATCGAGCTCGCCTGGAAACTGATCACACAGGAATTTGGTCTGCCAAAAGACCGGCTTCTCGTCACGGTCTACCACACCGACGACGAAGCCTTCTCCTTATGGAAAAAGATCGCCGGCATTCCTGATTCGAGGATTATTCGCATTTCAACGTCCGACAATTTCTGGGCGATGGGGGATACGGGCCCCTGTGGCCCCAGCTCGGAAATTTTTTACGATCAAGGCGACAAACTGCAGGGCGGCCCGCCCGGCAGCGCCGATCAGGATGGCGATCGTTTTCTCGAATTCTGGAACCTTGTTTTCATGCAATTCGAGCAGATCGCTCCCGATCAGCGCGTCGATCTCCCGCGGCCGTCGATTGACACCGGCATGGGCCTTGAGCGCATAGCCGCGCTGCTCCAAGGCGTAACGTCGAATTACGACATCGACCTCATGCGCGCCTTGATCCTCGCAGTCGCGGCGGCGACCGGCGTCGATCCGGACGGTCCGCAAAAGGCCAGTCATCGCGTCATCGCCGATCATCTGCGCGCCGCCGCCTTCCTGATCGCCGATGGCGTCACTCCCTCGAATGAGGGGCGCGGCTATGTCTTGCGCCGCATTATGCGCCGCGCCATGCGCCACGCCCAGCTTCTTGGCGCCCGCGAGCCGCTGATGTGGCGGCTGGTTCCGGTTCTGTCGCGCGAAATGGGGCAAGCCTACCCCGAGCTGCTCCGCGCCGAGCCGCTCATCGTCGAAACATTGCGGCTTGAAGAGACGCGTTTCCTCGACACGCTCGCCAGAGGCCTTTCGATTCTGGACGAGGCCGTCCGCGATCTTCCTCAAGGCGGCTCCTTGCCCGGCCAAGTCGCGTTCAAATTATACGACACTTATGGCTTTCCCCTGGATTTGACCCAGGATGCGCTGCGCGCGCGCGCCCTCGGCGTCGACGTCGATGGCTTCAACATCGCAATGGAGCGCCAGCGCACGGAAGCGCGAAAGGCTTGGACAGGGTCCGGAGAAGCCGCGACCGGGACCGTTTGGTTCGCCGTCAAAGAGAAAGCCGGAGCGACTGATTTCCTCGGCTACGATACCGAGCGCGCTGAAGGCGTTGTGGCGGCCGTCGTCAAGGATGGGGCGGTAGCCGATCGCCTTCGCGAAGGAGAGAAAGGCTCTATCGTTCTCAACCAGACGCCGTTTTACGGAGAGTCCGGCGGCCAAGTCGGCGACACCGGCTTTATGCGCGCCAACGGGGCGCGTTTTCGCGTCATCAACACGCAAAAGAAACTTGGCGACGTTTTTGTCCATGAAGGGATCGTCGAAGAAGGTGAAATTAGGCTTGGGCTTGCGCTCGAACTTGCCGTCGATCATCGGCGCCGCACGGCTGTCCGAGCCAATCATTCGGCCACCCATCTTTTGCATGAGGCGCTTCGTCTGGTCCTTGGCGATCACGTCGCGCAAAAGGGTTCGCTCGTCGCGGAAGATCGCCTGCGCTTTGACTTTTCACATCCAAAGCCAATTTCTGCGGAGGAGCTCGCGCGCATCGAGGACATCGCCAATCGCGTGGTCATCGAGAATGCTCCTGTCGTAACGCGCCTGATGGCTGTGGATGAGGCCATCGGCGCCGGAGCCCGCGCGCTCTTTGGGGAAAAATATGGCGATGAAGTGCGCGTTGTTTCGATGGGCTACGCGCAAGATCGCGAGAGCGAGAGCGGCGAACATTCCAACCGCGCTTTTTCGATCGAACTTTGCGGCGGCACGCATGTCGCGCGCACCGGCGACATCGGCCTGATCAGCATCGTGTCTGAAAGCGCCGTCGCCGCCGGCGTGCGCCGGGTTGAAGCCAAGACCGCGGACGAAGCGCGACGCCGGCTCAATGCGCAGGCGCGCCATCTGCAAGACATGGCCGCCCTTCTTAAGGCGCCCGAAGAGGACGCCTCCAAACGTCTCGCGAGCCTCATTGAAGACCGGCGCAAACTCGAGCGCGAGTTGAGCGACGCGCGCAAGAAATTGGCGATGGGCGGCGGCGGCGCGGCCGAGAATCCCCTGCAGGACATCGGCGGCGTTAAGTTCTTTAGCCGCTCGGTCTCGGCGATAGAGTTGAAGGACCTGAAATCGCTCGTCGATGAAACAAAGCAGAACATCGGCTCAGGGGTCGTCGCGATAGCGGGCGTCGACGGGGATGGCAAGGCCGGCATTGTGGTTGGCGTCACCTCCGACCTGACCGACCGTTTCGACGCCGTCGCTTTGGTGCGGCTCGCCGCGGCCGCGCTCGGCGGCAAAGGCGGCGGCGGTCGTCGCGACATGGCGCAAGCAGGAGGGCCGGACAGCGCGGCCGTTGACGCCGCGCTCGCCGCGATCGGCGACGCTCTACGAAAAATTCAAAGCCCTGGCTGA
- a CDS encoding YcjX family protein, producing the protein MPLLSDLFFEARAVAQSLIDYSAGPHIRLGVTGLSRAGKTVFITALIEHLTKATSPAMRGRKNALPVFRVHAEGRLISGALEPQPDDAVPRFSYEDHLDALAGPDGRVEARHWPQSTRRISELRLRLEYQQKTGLRAGRQSLTLDIVDYPGEWLLDLPLLAKSFAQWSQESILASSSAARAPLAAHWRGFAAGIDPRAKANEDDARRCAELFTTYLRACRADEYSFSSLPPGRFLMPGDLAGSPALTFAPLAIEPGEIYAPDSLAAMMERRYEAYKAHVVKPFFRDHFSRLDRQIVLVDALAALNAGPAAMRDLEIALSDVLTAFRAGRTNLLSSLFRPKIDKILFAATKADHLHHTSHDRLEAILRYLTGRAIARAETVGADVDVIALAAVRATREAKVNGHGEPALDAVIGTPLDEERIGGETFDGESEAAIFPGELPADPKAVFRDAPLPARNDGRSAARKTEVDYRFVRFRPPVAARAEDGTLLPPPHIRLDRALQFLLGDKLR; encoded by the coding sequence TTGCCCCTGCTCTCCGATCTTTTTTTTGAAGCCCGCGCCGTGGCGCAGAGCCTCATCGACTATTCCGCCGGGCCGCATATTCGCCTTGGCGTCACGGGACTTTCGCGCGCGGGCAAAACGGTGTTTATCACTGCCCTGATCGAACATCTGACCAAGGCGACGAGCCCGGCCATGCGCGGGCGCAAAAATGCGCTGCCGGTGTTTCGCGTTCACGCCGAGGGGCGGTTGATTAGCGGCGCGCTGGAGCCGCAGCCAGATGACGCCGTCCCCCGCTTTTCCTATGAGGACCATCTTGATGCGCTGGCTGGGCCGGATGGCCGCGTCGAGGCCCGTCATTGGCCGCAGTCGACGCGGCGCATTTCCGAATTGCGCCTGCGTCTTGAATATCAGCAAAAGACCGGGCTTCGCGCCGGCCGGCAATCGCTGACGCTCGATATCGTCGACTACCCCGGCGAATGGCTGCTCGATTTGCCGCTTCTCGCCAAGTCGTTCGCGCAATGGTCGCAGGAATCGATCCTCGCTTCGTCGAGCGCGGCTCGCGCGCCGCTAGCGGCGCACTGGCGCGGCTTCGCCGCGGGCATCGATCCCCGCGCCAAGGCCAATGAAGACGACGCGCGCCGATGCGCCGAGCTTTTCACCACATATTTGCGCGCCTGCCGGGCCGACGAATACAGCTTTTCCAGCCTGCCGCCGGGACGTTTCCTGATGCCGGGCGATCTCGCCGGCTCCCCGGCTTTGACGTTCGCCCCGCTCGCCATCGAGCCTGGAGAAATCTATGCCCCGGACAGCCTGGCCGCCATGATGGAGCGCCGCTACGAGGCCTATAAGGCGCATGTCGTCAAACCTTTTTTCCGGGACCATTTTTCGCGGCTCGACCGGCAAATTGTTCTCGTCGACGCTCTGGCCGCGCTGAATGCGGGGCCGGCCGCGATGCGCGATCTCGAAATTGCGCTCAGCGATGTCTTGACCGCTTTCCGCGCCGGGAGGACCAATCTTTTATCGTCGCTGTTCCGGCCGAAGATCGACAAAATTCTTTTCGCCGCGACCAAGGCCGATCATTTACACCATACCAGCCACGACCGGCTGGAAGCGATTTTGCGCTATCTGACCGGACGAGCGATCGCGCGCGCCGAGACCGTTGGGGCTGATGTGGATGTGATTGCGCTCGCCGCAGTGCGTGCGACGCGCGAGGCCAAAGTCAACGGCCATGGCGAACCGGCGCTCGACGCCGTCATCGGCACGCCGCTGGACGAGGAGCGAATCGGCGGCGAGACATTCGACGGCGAGAGCGAGGCGGCAATCTTTCCCGGCGAGCTCCCGGCTGATCCAAAAGCGGTTTTCCGCGACGCGCCCCTGCCGGCGCGTAATGACGGCCGTTCGGCCGCGCGGAAGACCGAAGTCGATTATCGCTTCGTCCGCTTCCGGCCGCCGGTCGCTGCGCGCGCCGAGGATGGAACCCTGCTTCCGCCGCCCCATATTCGGCTCGACCGCGCGCTCCAGTTTCTCCTCGGCGATAAACTGCGGTGA
- a CDS encoding phasin family protein yields the protein MIEQDTRGATEAAGLAANSVSAASKNLQAFASEIAEMSRESLEHATSTMEQLRNARGMSEVLAIQTSFVREAFEHIARHTRKFSELLAALPIEMTKTYQEAWSKSINAAVNTVDEASRKAAAGVEHLSDEFRRH from the coding sequence ATGATCGAGCAGGATACAAGAGGGGCGACCGAGGCCGCAGGTTTAGCGGCAAATAGCGTCTCGGCCGCGTCTAAGAATCTGCAAGCTTTCGCTAGCGAAATCGCGGAAATGTCCAGGGAGTCGCTAGAGCATGCGACAAGCACTATGGAACAGTTGCGCAATGCCCGCGGAATGTCAGAGGTGCTGGCGATCCAGACGAGCTTTGTCAGGGAGGCATTCGAGCATATTGCGCGACATACGAGGAAATTCAGCGAACTTTTAGCAGCTCTTCCTATCGAGATGACCAAGACTTACCAGGAAGCATGGTCAAAATCTATCAATGCCGCAGTGAATACAGTCGACGAAGCCAGTCGGAAAGCCGCTGCAGGCGTCGAGCATTTGTCGGACGAGTTTCGCAGACATTAA
- a CDS encoding glycosyltransferase family 9 protein has translation MKSFNHSDVAILNGFGRSLGDSVIGLQALKLAIEAGVIPPHPVLFRLPDSSTLIPELYYAARDFAAVRTLPWADETPGPPPAAAADFSRVIDLRDFAFDPSFRGVAMIDFFLSRLGLDPAEVESGRKRNSWLAPRAQRRQDAAASGYVLVCPTASMELRRMPTAIHDATMAWLQSRSGRMVLSQSALPRESSLAGLCGLVASAGLIVTTDTGMVHLADAFSVPCLAFFTTHRPEWRARDYPLCHAVYLQASSLPPALEFARVDEDIEGVRAAWFPHGGDFAWLTSALEEAVAMAETKIKPVHRS, from the coding sequence ATGAAATCCTTCAATCATTCCGATGTCGCCATTCTCAATGGCTTCGGTCGGAGTTTAGGCGACAGCGTCATCGGGTTGCAGGCCCTGAAGTTGGCGATCGAGGCTGGCGTCATTCCGCCTCATCCCGTCTTATTCCGCCTTCCCGACTCATCGACGTTAATCCCGGAGCTCTATTACGCGGCCAGAGATTTCGCCGCCGTGCGAACTTTGCCCTGGGCCGATGAGACGCCTGGACCGCCGCCCGCCGCGGCCGCGGATTTCTCACGGGTCATAGATCTGCGCGACTTCGCCTTCGATCCGAGTTTTCGCGGCGTCGCCATGATAGATTTTTTTCTTAGCCGGCTCGGGCTCGATCCGGCCGAGGTGGAATCCGGCCGCAAGCGCAATTCATGGCTCGCGCCTCGAGCGCAGCGTCGCCAGGACGCAGCCGCCTCCGGCTATGTGCTGGTATGCCCGACAGCATCCATGGAATTACGCCGGATGCCGACGGCAATCCATGACGCGACGATGGCATGGCTGCAATCCCGCAGCGGCCGGATGGTGCTGAGCCAGTCAGCGTTGCCTAGAGAATCCTCGCTCGCCGGATTATGTGGTCTCGTCGCCTCGGCAGGTCTCATCGTGACCACAGACACCGGCATGGTGCATTTAGCGGATGCCTTTTCCGTACCATGCTTGGCTTTCTTCACGACCCATCGGCCGGAATGGCGCGCGCGCGACTATCCGTTGTGTCACGCCGTCTATCTGCAGGCCTCAAGCCTTCCGCCGGCCCTCGAATTTGCGCGCGTTGACGAAGACATCGAGGGCGTCCGCGCGGCCTGGTTCCCTCACGGCGGCGATTTTGCGTGGCTTACGAGTGCGCTGGAGGAGGCCGTGGCAATGGCGGAGACAAAAATCAAACCGGTCCATCGGAGTTGA